The DNA segment ACCAAATGATGTAATAAAATTGTACGGCGACGACGAAGGCTTATTGAAAAAAGGTATTTCCGCACAACGGTTAAAAGAAGTTTGCACGAATATCAAAGCACAAAAACAAGTAGTAGTTCTTGATGCATGCCAGTCAGGCGGTGCGGTACAGGCGTTTTCGACCCGCGGCGCAGCCAATGAAAAAGCTATTTTACAATTAGCGCGAAGCGCCGGTTTGGTCGTCCTTTCGGCAACGGGCACCGAACAGTTTGCCGCAGAATTTGGACAACTTGGTCACGGCGTTTTTACCTTTGCTATCTTAAAGGGATTAAACGGCGATGCAGACGGCGGAACTAAAGATGGCAAAATAACGGTGAAAGAATTGGAGGCTTATCTCAACGACCGTGTACCCGAACTTACAAAAAAATACCGCGGTACAGCTCAATATCCCAATAGCTATGCGCGCGGCCAGGACTTCCCTATTGGCGTGGTAAAATAAGTTCTAAAATTTTGCAAACGAGACAATGTTTTTTTAAATTAAATCAGTTATTACATGTCCCACATTCCAAGAGGAGAGTACTATGAAAACGTTAGCGTTCATTTTGGCAACGTTGTTAGCCACTGGCACTTTTGCTCAAGACGTCAAGTGGGCTGACGACGAATATAATCTGGGTAAAGATTTATACAAACAAGGAAAATATTACGAAGCGGAATCGCATCTGAACAATGCCATTCGCGTATACAAAGACAAAGGAGATAAAAAATACGAACTGTATGCTTCCGAACAACTCGCTCAAGTGTTTAACAAAACCGGCCGATATGATGAGGCGATTTCCCTGAATTTCCAATTGCTCGCAATGGCCAGTTCCCTCAACGATCTCTCCGGCGTCGGCCTGGCCAACAACCGCCTCGGCGTCAATTATTACAATAAGGGTGATTATTCGTCGGCCGCTATTTATTATCAAGCCGCTTTAGCGCAAAGCCGTCAAAGTAGCAAAACTGAAGATATTAAAATCGATCTGAAAAACCTTGTTGACGTTTACAACAAGCTTGGAAAATATGATGAAGCCAATAAGTATCAAAACGAGATCGATCAATTAAACAGCGGCAGCGGATACAAAGACTACGGCGCCCAAACCGGTTATAATAACAATCCGAATCAAATGTCAGTGCAAGATGCCGACAATCTGAAAAAAGCCGGCGAAGATAAAATGACGGCCGGCAATTACAACGAAGCTTTGCAGGATTTGCAAACCGCTTTACAAGTATACCAAATTCACAATGATGAAAGCTTTCAGAAACTAACACAGGAAAAAATCAGTCGTTGTCACTATTATCTCGGTCATTATCAGGAAGCCATGAACAGCGCTTATCAGGCTTTGTCGATGGCACAGCAAACAAACGATTCATATGGACAAGGCGTGGATTATAATACGATCGGAATGAGCCAGTATTACATGGGCCAGCAACAGGAAGCCATGAATAATTTCATGACAGCCTATTCATTCAATAGCATGGAAGGCAGTTCAAAAACCGAACTCAAAACTACGGCGTATTTCCTTTCCATGATTTATAAAAATATGGGCAATTATAACGCCGCTATGCAGTATGAACAGCAATACAACTCACTTCAATCGCAAGGCTATTAATTAAGTTTACGGCACACCTAGCGGCGCATCTTCCCGGGTGCGCCGCTAAAATTCATTTCACTACCGCACTCCACATTTGATTTTGCAAAATTCTCCGTTTCTATCTATATTAACCCGCTTTTAACTATCACGATCTTTTCAAGTTATGATCAAATTTGCTTCGCCTTATTTTTTCTACCTGCTGGCGCTAATCCCACTGCTTTTTATTTTTTACCTTTACAGACTGCGTCATAAAGAACGCCAAATAAAGGCTTTTGGCGATGCAGAATTGATCGAACAACTGACGGCCTCCCGCAGCCTCACAAAAGTCCGCATCAAAACGATCTTTCTATTCTCGTCTATAGGATTGCTAATTCTAGCACTCGTTGGATTCGAGATCGGAACCAAGTACGAGCAGGTAAAAATCGAAGGTGTTGATATCGTCTTGGCTCTTGACATTTCGGCTTCTATGAATGCGCAAGATATTCAGCCGAGCAGAATTGAAAAAGCAAAATTCGAGATCGGATCGTTGCTGGAAATGCTGGGCGGAGACCGCGTCGCATTAGTCGTATTTGCAGGAAATGCTTTCATTCAATGTCCCATGACAAATGACTACAGCGCGCTGCACATGTTTCTCGATGCAATTGAAACAGGCACCACGACGTCCGCCGGAACAAATTTTACCGATGCGTTACAGACAGCCGCTCAAGCATTTATTCGCCATGAGGGCGAGCCAGCCGGCTCATCGGCAGGCAAAGCAATCATACTTTTTTCAGATGGCGAGGATCATAGTACTGACGCTTCTACGATGATAAAGAGTCTGCAGGAACAGAACATCCGGGTGTACACGGTGGGCGTCGGGACATCCAATCCTGTTCCGATTCCGGTCTACGACGATCAAGGTAACCAATATGATTATAAAAAATACAATGGTTCGGTAGTTACAACTAAATTAGAAGATGCCTTTCTTAAAAAGCTCGCTGAAGAGACTGGAGGCGCTTATTATCCGGTATCGACCGGCGGGCAGACGATGAAAAAAATTTACGACGACGTATCAAAACTCGAAAAAACCGAATCATCCCAATATCAATTCACTCAGTTTGAAGATCGTTTTCAATTCTTCCTGGTTATCGCGTTTATCTTACTGACTATCGAAATAGTTGTCTCAGAAAAACGAAAAATATAGATACTATGGCTTCCTTTGAATGGGCTAATCCTTACTTTCTCTTACTCATTGCCGCTTTGCCGATCGTGTGGTTTTGGAATTGGAAGAAGAAACGCGCGGCCGCCGTTCAATATTCACATATTGGATGGTTAGGAACTGTTCGACCGTCCTTTCGCCAGAAGGCCGCCACTCTGTTACCGTGGCTCAAATTAATAGCCATGGCGCTCGTCATTTGCGCATTAGGGCGGCCCCGCACCAAAGACGCTCAATCCAAAGTAACCGCAGAAGGTATCGACATTATTCTCGCTATCGACGTTTCACGCAGTATGCTGATCGAGGACATGGGAAAAGCAAACCGGCTTGATGCTGCTAAGGAAGTAGCCGAACGATTCGTTCGTGGACGAGAAACGGATCGTGTCGGATTGGTCGTATTCGCCGGGAAAAGTTTTACCCAATGTCCATTAACGGTAGACTATTCTATCCTAACGTCACTTATACGGCAGGTAGACATCGGTATGATCGAAGACGGCACGGCGATCGGTATGGGTTTAGTCAATTCGATCAACCGTTTACGTGAAAGTAAAGTGAAAAGCAAAGTCATTATCCTTCTCACGGACGGTCAGAATAATCGCGGCGAAATCGATCCCATTACTGCCGCTCAAATTGCCAAGGCGCTGGGCATTCGCGTCTATACGGTCGGAGCCGGCAAAGACGGAGTAGCGCGTATTCCCGTTGACGATCCCTTTTTTGGAAGGCAATACGTAACCGCCGAAGTTAAAATCGATGAAGAAACGTTGCGAACCATTGCGGAAACCACCGGTGGCCAGTATTTTCGCGCCACCAGTCAAAAAATGCTCGAAGACATTTACGATCAGATCGGGCAATTAGAAAAAACGCGTATTGAAGTTAAAACGTATTTACGCTATCACGAATTGTACCCCTATTTCGTCATTCCCGCTTTAATTATTCTGACTGTTTATTTTATACTGTTGAACACTGTGTTTATGAAAATTCCATGAAAAAGGATACACCACATAATTTTGAAAACCGTTTTTTAAATCATTGCCGCACAAAACGTTTTTTCAAAAAACGTTCGCGCATTTTGCTGGC comes from the bacterium genome and includes:
- a CDS encoding VWA domain-containing protein, whose protein sequence is MASFEWANPYFLLLIAALPIVWFWNWKKKRAAAVQYSHIGWLGTVRPSFRQKAATLLPWLKLIAMALVICALGRPRTKDAQSKVTAEGIDIILAIDVSRSMLIEDMGKANRLDAAKEVAERFVRGRETDRVGLVVFAGKSFTQCPLTVDYSILTSLIRQVDIGMIEDGTAIGMGLVNSINRLRESKVKSKVIILLTDGQNNRGEIDPITAAQIAKALGIRVYTVGAGKDGVARIPVDDPFFGRQYVTAEVKIDEETLRTIAETTGGQYFRATSQKMLEDIYDQIGQLEKTRIEVKTYLRYHELYPYFVIPALIILTVYFILLNTVFMKIP
- a CDS encoding tetratricopeptide repeat protein, encoding MKTLAFILATLLATGTFAQDVKWADDEYNLGKDLYKQGKYYEAESHLNNAIRVYKDKGDKKYELYASEQLAQVFNKTGRYDEAISLNFQLLAMASSLNDLSGVGLANNRLGVNYYNKGDYSSAAIYYQAALAQSRQSSKTEDIKIDLKNLVDVYNKLGKYDEANKYQNEIDQLNSGSGYKDYGAQTGYNNNPNQMSVQDADNLKKAGEDKMTAGNYNEALQDLQTALQVYQIHNDESFQKLTQEKISRCHYYLGHYQEAMNSAYQALSMAQQTNDSYGQGVDYNTIGMSQYYMGQQQEAMNNFMTAYSFNSMEGSSKTELKTTAYFLSMIYKNMGNYNAAMQYEQQYNSLQSQGY
- a CDS encoding VWA domain-containing protein; the encoded protein is MIKFASPYFFYLLALIPLLFIFYLYRLRHKERQIKAFGDAELIEQLTASRSLTKVRIKTIFLFSSIGLLILALVGFEIGTKYEQVKIEGVDIVLALDISASMNAQDIQPSRIEKAKFEIGSLLEMLGGDRVALVVFAGNAFIQCPMTNDYSALHMFLDAIETGTTTSAGTNFTDALQTAAQAFIRHEGEPAGSSAGKAIILFSDGEDHSTDASTMIKSLQEQNIRVYTVGVGTSNPVPIPVYDDQGNQYDYKKYNGSVVTTKLEDAFLKKLAEETGGAYYPVSTGGQTMKKIYDDVSKLEKTESSQYQFTQFEDRFQFFLVIAFILLTIEIVVSEKRKI